The nucleotide sequence TGATATATACAAGCACCGGCACAGTCACCAGAACTGATAAAGCGATTTTCCAGTTCAGATAAAACATTATAAAACTTATTGCTGTCATCATTGTCAGACCCCAGATGAGATCCACAAAACCCCACGCGAAAGTGTCGGCGATTCTTTCGACGTCTGATGTCATTCTTGCCATTAACCATCCCACCGGCGTTTTGTCAAAATACGAAAAAGACAGCGATTGAAGCTTGTCGAAGGCTGATTTTCTTATGTCGTAACACATCCACATATCTATCCTGCCGGCCAGGGCGATAAGCAGAAAAACATTGACGCTTTGAAAAAGGACCAGAATAGTATAAAGGAGCACGAATTTGACTACGAAAGTGAAATCTCTGGCTATGATAAGCCTGTCAATGGCGTATTTTGTCATGAGAGGGAACACGGCATCAATCAAAGCGACAAATATCATGACGACAAATAGAAAGAATACGAGTTTTGAATAAGGCTTTGAAAAACCGAGAACTTTTTTCCAGAGCTCAGGCCTGAAAACCTTTGTGAATTCTTCTTCCCGGAATGAATATTCATTCATAAATTGCCTCCTTTGTTCTCGAAGGCGTTTCGCCAAAAACATCTTTTTCGAACTCGGATTGTATTTCCCATACTCTTTTGTAAAGACCTTGTTCTCTGATCAACTCTTTGTGAGTGCCCGACTGAACTATCGAGCCGTTTTCCATAACGAATATCCTGTCGGCGCTTGAAATAGAGGATATCCTGTGGGATATTATCAGAGTCGTTCTTCTTCCTTTTCTACCAATGAGAGCGCTTCTGATTCTGACGTCTGTTTCGGAGTCGAGTGAACTGAAGGAATCGTCGAAAATCAGCACAGGAGGGTCTTTCAGAAGAGTTCTCGCAATGGCTATCCTCTGCTTCTGACCGCCTGAAAGAGTCACTCCTCTTTCGCCGACGAGCGTGTCGTATCCTTTCTCGAAGGACAGTATGACGTCATGGATGGCCGATAATTCAGATGCTTTGTGCAGTTCGTCGTCGGATGTGACTTTTTTTCCCATCAAGAGATTTTCTCTTATTGTCTTGGAGAACAAAAAAGGTTCCTGCAGGACTATGCCGATGTTTTTTCGTATATGATGAAGATCTGTGTCTTTTAACTCTCTGCCGTCAATCAGGATCGAACCCTTGGAGTAATCGTAAAGCCTGGGAATGAGACTTACCAAAGCTGTTTTCCCCGAGCCCGTCGGTCCTATAAGCGCGACAGTCTGTCCCTTTTTGATCCTGAAAGAGACCCCTCTCAGAGCCGGTTCAGAAGATTTTGGAAAATAATACCAGACGTCTTTGAATTCAATGTCACCCATGACATCAAAGTCTGAAATTCGGGTTTGATCAGGTAAGACGGTGTTGTTTTCGGCTATCAAGTACTCTGTTTTTTCGGCGAGAATTTCATTTACTCTTTCAACGGATACGAACGTCTTTCCCATGTCCGTGATTATCCTGCCCATCTGCCTTATTGGCCAAAGAAGAAGATTTTCGTAGGTCACGAAAACCACGAGAGTTCCAATAGACAAATTTCCGCCAAGAGCCATTTTTACACCGACAACCGTGACGAGTGCTATTTGTGCCATACAAAGCAGGTCCGACGATGACCAGTAGAGGGATAATAATATTATAAGTTTGTAAGTCAGATCTCTGAAAGATGTATTCTTTTCATCGAATTTCTTGACCTCAAATTCCTGTCTCGCGAAAGCTCTGACAATCCTAATGCCGGTCAGGTTTTCCTGAAGCATTGATGAAAGCACTCCTTCGGACTCGTCCGAAATTTTGAAAGCCTTTTTTACCTTGACGAAGAACAGAACCGAAAAACCGAAAATCACGGGGATGATGAGCATGGAGTACAAAGTCATTGTGGTGTTCAAATTTATCATAATCGGCAAAACGAGACCGAGCATTACCAGGGCTCTTCCAACTTCAATAAACTGAACTGAAAAAAACCTTCTTATGGTTTCGACGTCCGAAGAGCATCTTTGTATTAAATCACCCGTTTTGACTGCCGTGTGATAAGAAAAAGGCAGGTACTGGATGTGGTTGTACAGTCTGTTTCTCAGGTCTCTTGTCGCTCCTTCAGATGATTTTGAAGAAAGAGTCCCCTTTAGTAAAGTAAAAATTCCCTGAAAAAGAGTCGCCGTTATGAGCAGAACTCCGGCGAAGTAAAGATTGCTGCTAAGAGGACTCTTTCCGTTAAAGAAGAATAGATTTCTGACAAAAAACGGAATTTGAGCCTCGTTCCTGCCTATTGTAAAGTCAATGACGTGTTTTATTATCAGAGGAGTCAAAAAACTGAAGACTGCGGCAAGGGACATACATACTATGGATAAGAAGAACGGAATGCGATGCCCTCTCATAATATTATTCATTTGTTTTATTTTATCGAACATACAAAAATCCTCTGCAAATACGCATGGTTAATCGTTTTAATTTCTGTTGGAAATGACGAAAATTTCTCTGTCAGAAATTTTCGTGTGCCCTATGCGGGCGGAAACGACTTTGAGTTTTTAAATTATAACGTCGGTCTTAATCATCTGCACCTCACCGCTAAAAAGTGAATTATAGATGATTTAACAAAATAAATTTTTTGTCAAGCGTTTTTTGAAGGAGAAATGGCACGGACCACCGTGCCATTTTTTTATATCATTTTAGCTACGATTTTCGAGATTCTCTTGCCTTCACATGCAAGTTCTATTCTGTACATTCCCGCAGAAAGTTCTTTTCCGGATTCGTCCCTTCCGTCCCAGCTAAGAATATGATTTTCAATGAAAAGATCGCCGGAAGAAAATCTCCTGACTGCTCTGCCGGTCATGTCATAGACAGTCACCGTGACATTTGCAGAGTTTTCAGCGTAGACCGGAAGAAATAGAACTGATGCAAAAGGGTTAGGATAGGGATTGCCGAGGTTAAGGAGAATGGGACCGTTGTTGGGAGTTTCTTCAACTCCTACAAAACCGGATATGTCTATATTTTCGCTCTGATGAATTTGCTTGTCTGAAACAGTGAATGTCTGGAGGCATACTATAAAATAGACGTCGTCAGGTTCGAAATTCCACCAGGAGGAGGAAAATGTGAAAGGGATATCGATCAAAAGTGTTTCAGGATAAATACCGGAAAAAGTAATTGGAGTTCCGTTGAAATCCGGGAACATCTTTCTCGCCGGTCTGTGAAATTCTGAAAAAATCCCCCAACTGTGCGGAACCAGATGTGAAACGGCTGCGATATAAAGATAGTAAGGGGGAGCGCCAAGATCCTGTTCTGCAATGATTGTCACGTTTAGAATTCCCGACATGAGATCTGGTTCAGCTGTTCCTTCAAGGAATAAAGTCACGTAACAGGACTCTGCCATGGCTCTCGAATAAGCCAGGTTCAGGGCTGAAAGAGAAGTCGGGGAAAACAGGGGGCATCCGTCCATACTTGCTACAGGTATGTAAGAGCCTCCGTAAAACTGGAATCTTCCCCAGGCGTCCGGGTTGAAAAGGGGTTCGCCGGATTCTACCTGGTACTTTAAAGCGCTCAGGCTTTCCTGATTGTCTTCAATGAACGTGTTCTGCAGTCCTGCAGAAGTTGCGCAGTCAATTCAAGTGGCTCCGCTGAATATTTCAAGCAGAGGTTTTCTTACGGCACTGAACAGCGAAACAGCCAAAAGCATATAAACGATGAAAAGAAAAAAACGCTTGGCAATCACTTTTCCTCCTTATTATACCTTGTATATTTATGAGAAACAGGAACTTATGTCAATGTCAAAATTATATAAGCATCCCTTTGCATGGGGTTACAAAATTCACTTTCGTGACACAAATTCACGCAACAGTAATGCCGTGTTTATAATTCGCATTTTAACTGATGACATCATGTACAACAGAGCAAAACCGAGGGGTTTTGCTCTGCTTTCATCGACCCAGGAGAGAGGTATTTCGGCAGTCAATCTAAGAAATCCTGTCAAGGCGAATAAAATCTGTTCAGGCTCGAGGTTCAACCGGGCATGTTTCAAAGCAGGCGGCATAAAAGCACCGGATAAAAGAGCGCTGACGACTATGCCGAGTGCTGTAAAAGCGCCGAATATGCCCGAATAAACCTGGTTTTTCCCTTTGGGAGATATAGAAAGCACGAAGTTAGTGAAGATAATGTTCGTCGCAGACCACATAATCCCAGAAGTTACAGCTTCGATGTAAATCAGCCAAAAATTACTTTTGTTTAGAAAAATCCAGACCAGGGGATTTAAACCGCCCAGTATAACTGTAATCCTCATCGTCGTCTTGTTGCCGAACCTGTCTATAAAACGACCCCAGTATCTCAATGATATGACGGATGATATGACGCTGACAGTCCCGTATATCTGAATTAAAAAAAGATTCATCTTCAGTTTCTGGATCATGAAAGGAGTCCAGAAAGGTGACCCGACACCTATGGCCAGAGTAAACCACGTCGCAAATAGAAGGAGTTTTAAAAAATTTCTGTCGCGGAAAGGGGAAGAGAATGTCTCCGAAAGCTTCTCGGGGAAGTTTTTTTTCGTTTTTTCAATTTGCTTCGACAGTATCTTGGCGCTAATCAGGCCGGATACAGCCGCAATTGCGAAAATCGCGGCAAAGGCGTAAACTAGATTTTCGGTCTTGAAAAATGAGGAAAGGAATTCCGAATACCCCCTTATTCTTGCAAAAACCGAACCGTCGGATTCGAAAAGGTCGAAGGCGAGACTGAAAACAAATCCTGTCAATAGCGCAGTTACCATGAGAAACTGAGTTCTGTACGAGAAAAATCTCCCTCTTATTCTCTCAGGTATGAGGTCGGCGATCCAGGAGATCCATATATTTCCAGCCGCGGCCTGAACTGCGGTGACTGAAAAAAAGAG is from candidate division WOR-3 bacterium and encodes:
- a CDS encoding ABC transporter ATP-binding protein is translated as MNNIMRGHRIPFFLSIVCMSLAAVFSFLTPLIIKHVIDFTIGRNEAQIPFFVRNLFFFNGKSPLSSNLYFAGVLLITATLFQGIFTLLKGTLSSKSSEGATRDLRNRLYNHIQYLPFSYHTAVKTGDLIQRCSSDVETIRRFFSVQFIEVGRALVMLGLVLPIMINLNTTMTLYSMLIIPVIFGFSVLFFVKVKKAFKISDESEGVLSSMLQENLTGIRIVRAFARQEFEVKKFDEKNTSFRDLTYKLIILLSLYWSSSDLLCMAQIALVTVVGVKMALGGNLSIGTLVVFVTYENLLLWPIRQMGRIITDMGKTFVSVERVNEILAEKTEYLIAENNTVLPDQTRISDFDVMGDIEFKDVWYYFPKSSEPALRGVSFRIKKGQTVALIGPTGSGKTALVSLIPRLYDYSKGSILIDGRELKDTDLHHIRKNIGIVLQEPFLFSKTIRENLLMGKKVTSDDELHKASELSAIHDVILSFEKGYDTLVGERGVTLSGGQKQRIAIARTLLKDPPVLIFDDSFSSLDSETDVRIRSALIGRKGRRTTLIISHRISSISSADRIFVMENGSIVQSGTHKELIREQGLYKRVWEIQSEFEKDVFGETPSRTKEAIYE
- a CDS encoding T9SS type A sorting domain-containing protein codes for the protein MDGCPLFSPTSLSALNLAYSRAMAESCYVTLFLEGTAEPDLMSGILNVTIIAEQDLGAPPYYLYIAAVSHLVPHSWGIFSEFHRPARKMFPDFNGTPITFSGIYPETLLIDIPFTFSSSWWNFEPDDVYFIVCLQTFTVSDKQIHQSENIDISGFVGVEETPNNGPILLNLGNPYPNPFASVLFLPVYAENSANVTVTVYDMTGRAVRRFSSGDLFIENHILSWDGRDESGKELSAGMYRIELACEGKRISKIVAKMI
- a CDS encoding MFS transporter, which translates into the protein MKISFTEGVFAQIYSSLSAPGSIFVTKFAIFLGAGPFYFGLLTAIGQLSQLFQPLGFVITRKLSTRKSILVKMLYYSRSATLLFGVIPFLMSDSMSRLLFALLFFSVTAVQAAAGNIWISWIADLIPERIRGRFFSYRTQFLMVTALLTGFVFSLAFDLFESDGSVFARIRGYSEFLSSFFKTENLVYAFAAIFAIAAVSGLISAKILSKQIEKTKKNFPEKLSETFSSPFRDRNFLKLLLFATWFTLAIGVGSPFWTPFMIQKLKMNLFLIQIYGTVSVISSVISLRYWGRFIDRFGNKTTMRITVILGGLNPLVWIFLNKSNFWLIYIEAVTSGIMWSATNIIFTNFVLSISPKGKNQVYSGIFGAFTALGIVVSALLSGAFMPPALKHARLNLEPEQILFALTGFLRLTAEIPLSWVDESRAKPLGFALLYMMSSVKMRIINTALLLREFVSRK